The nucleotide sequence caCCGGCACACACGTgagtacacacacacacggtCACCAGCACACATGTGAGTACACACGTACACACACGGTCACCAGTACACACGTGAGTACACACGTACACACACGGTCACCGGCACACATGTGAGTACACACGTACACACACTGTCACCGGCACACATGTGAGTACACACACGCACGGTCACCAGCACACACGTGAGTACACACGTACACGCACGGTCACTGGCACACATGTGAGTACACACGTACACGCACGGTCACTGGTACACATGTgagtacacacacacacggtCACCGGCACACATGTGAGTACACACGTACACACACGGTCACCGGCACACACGTGAGTACACACGTACACACACGGTCACTGGCACACATGTGAGTACACACGTACACACACGGTCACTGGCACACACGTGAGTACACACGTACACACACGGTCACTGGCACACACGTGAGTACACACGTACACACACGGTCACCGGCACACACGTGAGTACACACGTACACACACGGTCACAGGCACACATGTGAGTACACACGTACACACACGGTCACAGGCACACATGTGAGTACACACGTACACACACGGTCACTGGCACACATGTGAGTACACACGTACACACACAGTCACCGGCACACACGTGAGTACACACGTACACACACGGTCACTGGCACACACGTGAGTACACACGTACACACACGGTCACCAGCACACATGTGAGTACACACGTACACACACGGTCACCggcacactgctgtgctgtgcagagagggATTAGGATGAGGCTGCCTGCACTGTGCTCGTGTTCTACACATCTGGgtaccccttccccccccccccagtgcacCTGCGTGGTCCCTGCTGGTGGCACAgactcagcctggctgctggctagGGCCGAGAacatggagctgcagcagcctcttgcAGGCTGTCATCTGACACAAGGCATCTTTCCCAACAGCAACCTGTTTAAGATCCAACTGCTACAGTTTGCAGCGAGGATCTGGCAGCATTTCTACTCCTCCGGAGCCAGAAAGCAGGCACAAAGACGATCTGGCACTCCTGCTGATGCAGGAATTATGTTCCACAGGTTTATTCTGTGTTAAATTAATGCTTTCATGCTTCTGCATTCTCCTCAACTCAGTAACATCAAAACTTGGCTCCCATCTGGTTTGGTTTATGTAGGTCACTCTTTTGGCCTATCTCTGtggactgggctgggcaggagcgggaatgaacagcagagctgcagccactggctgctgcctgtgagctTCCCACAGCCGCAAGCACTGTGTCCTGACCAAGCCACTGCTGCTTTGATCACACCGACCCCACGCACCACACCACAGTCGTCgcccacccacccctcagaagCACACACTATGGCTGAGGGAACCACAGGGGTTTCAGGGTTAGGTTCTCTCTGCCTTTGAAGCCTCTTCCTCTCAAGGTAACTGCATGCACCGAGAGCTGGTGGCTGTCACCTCTGCACTGGAGCCCTTCCTCCTCAGGCCCCCTCACATcctgccctctctgcctgctttgcttCCATCACCAGAGGGTCGCAGCCGCCGCTCCCTTACGCCCCGGGCCCACCACCCTGTGTTTTCTAAGGCCAGGGCCGCTTTCGGCGCCATTTCCGCGCTGCCCGCCCATCTAACGCCCCGGCGCAGGCTCCGGCGGCCGAGAGCGCGGCGGCCGCCCGGGGGAGCGCCAGCGCCGCCCGCGGGAGCGCCAGCGCCGCCCGCGGGAGCGCCAGCGCCGCCCGCGGCACCCGGAGCGGCCGCAGGCTCCTCCCCGAAAGGCTCCTGCCCAGGAAGAGGCACGGCACTGGCCGCGCTGCTGCTCGCAGCTGGGAGATGCCCCTGCAGGAGCTTCTCCGTCCCTGTGCGTTCCAACCGCGAAGGAGgaatccctgcagcagcacggaggagcagctgagagagctgaggttgtttagcgtggagaaaaggaggccgaGGGGAGTCCTTCGTACTCCCTAACTCCCTTAGAGGCTGGAACAAGGTAGGTGTTAGtcacttctccctagtaacaagtgataggacatgaggaaatggcctcaagtttccCCAGGTTCAgggaaggtggttgagtccccgtgcctggaggtgtttaaaagaggcagagatgtggtgctgagcgacatggtttagcaccagacttggtcaagttagagaatggttggatttgagGCTATTAAAGTTTTTTTTCTAACCCAAACAatgtgatgattctgtgaccagcaGCATTAGTGTGTTTCCTCATACTTTCCTCCTTGGTCCCTCCCCATCTGCCTGTCACCCCTCAGGTGATGCTGGCAGGCCAATAGGCTGGCAGCAGAGTACCAGGGAAGGGACATGCTACAATTGCAAAAACCACTGCAGACCAGAAACGTGCAATGGAAGAGAACCTCTCAGATGGGCATCACCAGACTTGAGTGCCACTCTGCATGCCAGCTCCAGACCAGGGCAGTGTTCCCAAGGCCATACTGCCTCACAGCTAAGCTTCTGAGGCACTCCCATTACCCTTAGCACTACCTAAAAACCTCCTAGCTggtgcagcagctggaaagTAACATCTAGAactgcaagcaagcagcaaacacaGCTTCAGCACATGGCCTATAAACCTTCTCTGGATAGAGAGCCTCAGCACTCTGCATTTAATGACCAGTAAAGTCAACTACCAGTCCTCCCTCACAGGCAATGAATTGTTTCCAGGCAGCCTTGGTAACATGCTGGTCATGTAAGCTCACTAGTGAGACAACCAGGGGGTCCAAGCAGCTATGAAGTAGAGAGACAGATCAGAAAGAGGCACACAAATCACCATGAGACCAAAGAGGAGCTATCACAGAAAAGAAGCAAGAAGCTCAGGACATCCTGAAGATGAAACCTAGGATGTAGCAAGATGCATGTTGAGCCTGTGCCATGCCCACTGGAGCAATGTTGATCCCTTAAAGAATACAACAGCTCACAAATCCCAaattgccctctgcagccagctgcctccAGTAGCAAATCCTGTacagcagctgcccccagctgcttctgaagaagATCAGGACAcaactttgcttttcctttgttcATTTATTGTTCAGTATGGGACACAAGTGAGGCAAGACAAGGGTCTAAGCTGACAGGCTCCCTGCTGATAGAGCTGAAGGATGTGAGACACtagttccttccttcttccccagcaccatgtccccctgtccctgcagcaccacagagaaAGGGGGAAGTGCTGGCCAGGTTGACTGTTACAGGTCAACAGACAACAAAGCATTTTGACAATTCAGAGAGGGGGCTGTCAAGACAGGTTCCTACCAACAGGACTCCAACACGGTGGTGGGTTAGCAGCACAGCTATAACAATGACTGTGGAAGGGAAAGCCTCAGAGAAGGTCTCTGTACCGAGATGTGTGCAATGAAAGGTCCCTTCTTGCTTCTGTTTCTTGTACTGAACCACAAGGAACTGCTCCTGACAGGCTGCTTCAGTGTTTAGCATTGATAATATCCACAAATTCTGGCTTGAGAGAAGCTCCACCAACGAGGAAGCCATCCACATCATGCTGAGAGGCCAGCTCCTTACAGTTGCTACCAGTGACTGAACCTAAGGAGGGAGGAGTGTTTCAAGGTCAGATGTGACCAGCTCTAGAAAACAGGGTCAGGTAAAAGTGAGGTACTAGCCACTTTTTACTATGCAGGCAGTAAGCCTGTCTTCCATTTACCCCAGTAAACTAGTACACGGTTCTTCATGCTGAGAACCTCAGGTTTCCTCACTAGCAGCGCATGCTGGACAACCACAGCAACAAGCAGAGGAACAAATCCTTTCCTACAGAGGAAAGGGGCTCCAGGCACATTTACCTCCATAGATGATCCTAGTTGACTGAGCAACAGCATCAGACACGTGGCTTTTCAGCCACCCCCTCAGCTTCTCATGAACTTCCTGAGCCTGCAATGGAATAGAAAGAAGGCTGAGCCACTCTGCATGCAACCTGTTTCCAAGGAGGAGAATGACTCTCTAGTCTTTAGAGAGCATATTCAGGAAGATCTCACATGGGAATAATCAGCTAGCCATTCAGCCACCTTTCCCCTGCTCCCACCTGTTGAGGAGTTGCAGTTTTACCAGTTCCAATAGCCCAAACTGGCTCATAGGCAAGAACCACTTTACTCCAGTCCTTCACATTatctggggaggagagagaaggaaaacatttagCACAGCACCTCACACTGGGAAGGGCAGAGGTGGAAAACTTTCTGGAACATGCTGACCTTTTATTTATGTGATCATGTTTATACTGACTGTAAAAATCTGCAGTAACCTATCTGTGAGCCTTACAAGGAAGGCAGGGTGGCCATAAAGGCTTCCCAGAGAAGGTCAGGACAGCATTTCCCAAATGGCCAAGGCAGCAGTGCACACTCAGCATCCTCCCTTACCAGCAATGGCCTTGGTCTGTTCAAAAACCACCTTCTCTGTTATGCCAGCCTCTCTCTCATCCAACTTCTCTCCAATGCAGGCAATGACACCAAGGCCCTCAGCTAGAGCATGAGCCACCTTCTGCCCAATCAACTGGGAATGGAAAAGACGACAATCAATAGATCAGACCTAATTTTGTAGTCATACTTGAactgctctcctctccagccttcacaAGCACACCTGAGTGGGAACATCTCTCCATCCCAGAGACACTCACCTCGTCAGACTCTCCAAACACATGCCTTCGTTCCGAGTGACCCAGGATCACCCATGTGGCTCCAATGTCTTTGACcattgcagggctggggagaaaggagagcACTTACACCTCTGGTGGAAATTCACATCCCAGAGGTACTCTGGCTTTACTTTTCTTTGTGGGCTCACCTGATCTCTCCTGTGAAAGCACCCTTTGGTACCTTGTAACAGTTCTGAGCTGCAACTGCAATCTTTGCATCAAGCTTCTGACGGGCAAAGTCAAGATAGATGGAAGGGGCTCCACAAACCACCTCTGGAAGGCAAGGAGGGTGTTTATGCTTGAGACAGGTGAAGGTCAAATTGCACCCAGGCACCAACCTCAAATCCTACCCCCAAAA is from Dryobates pubescens isolate bDryPub1 chromosome 15, bDryPub1.pri, whole genome shotgun sequence and encodes:
- the TPI1 gene encoding triosephosphate isomerase; the protein is MAPRKFFVGGNWKMNGDKKSLGELIQTLNGAKLSADTEVVCGAPSIYLDFARQKLDAKIAVAAQNCYKVPKGAFTGEISPAMVKDIGATWVILGHSERRHVFGESDELIGQKVAHALAEGLGVIACIGEKLDEREAGITEKVVFEQTKAIADNVKDWSKVVLAYEPVWAIGTGKTATPQQAQEVHEKLRGWLKSHVSDAVAQSTRIIYGGSVTGSNCKELASQHDVDGFLVGGASLKPEFVDIINAKH